A genomic window from Tachyglossus aculeatus isolate mTacAcu1 chromosome 27, mTacAcu1.pri, whole genome shotgun sequence includes:
- the LOC119946506 gene encoding potassium voltage-gated channel subfamily A member 1-like, whose protein sequence is MTVMSGEKADEASGGAGPPQDRSSPRPAGPEDHECSERVVINVSGLRFETQLKTLAQFPHTLLGNPKKRMRYFDPLRNEYFFDRNRPSFDAILYYYQSGGRLRRPASVPLDMFSEEIKFYELGEEAMEKFREDEGFIKEEERPLPAREYQRQVWLLFEYPESSGPARVIAIVSVLVILISIVIFCLETLPELKDQNKDPGGTPYLLGNVTVYYKSNILTDPFFIVETLCIVWFSFELVVRFFACPSKAEFFKNIMNFIDIVAIIPYFITLGTELAEQGGNQKGEQATSLAILRVIRLVRVFRIFKLSRHSKGLQILGQTLKASMRELGLLIFFLFIGVILFSSAVYFAEAEEADSHFSSIPDAFWWAVVSMTTVGYGDMYPVTIGGKIVGSLCAIAGVLTIALPVPVIVSNFNYFYHRETEGEEQAQLLHMSAPNLASDSSLSRRSSSALSKSEYMEIEDRILDRFGSYGQAELRTENCNRDRPYPSVQKRNLLTDV, encoded by the coding sequence ATGACGGTGATGAGCGGGGAGAAGGCGGACGAGGCGTCGGGCGGCGCGGGCCCGCCCCAGGACCGCTCCTCCCCGCGGCCGGCGGGCCCCGAGGACCACGAGTGCTCCGAGCGGGTGGTCATCAACGTGTCCGGGCTGCGGTTCGAGACGCAGCTGAAGACCCTGGCGCAGTTCCCCCACACCCTGCTGGGGAACCCCAAGAAGCGGATGCGCTACTTCGACCCCCTGCGCAACGAGTACTTCTTCGACCGCAACCGGCCCAGCTTCGACGCCATCCTCTACTACTACCAGTCGGGCGGGCGGCTGCGCCGGCCGGCCAGCGTGCCCCTGGACATGTTCTCCGAGGAGATCAAGTTCTACGAGCTGGGGGAGGAGGCCATGGAGAAGTTCCGGGAGGACGAGGGCTTCATCAAGGAGGAAGAGCGGCCGCTGCCCGCCAGGGAGTACCAGCGCCAGGTGTGGCTGCTCTTCGAGTACCCCGAGAGCTCGGGGCCGGCCCGGGTCATCGCCATCGTGTCCGTCCTGGTCATCCTCATCTCCATCGTCATCTTCTGCCTGGAGACGCTGCCCGAGCTGAAGGACCAGAACAAGGATCCGGGGGGGACGCCCTACCTCTTGGGCAACGTCACGGTCTACTACAAGTCCAACATCCTGACCGATCCCTTCTTCATCGTGGAGACGCTGTGCATCGTCTGGTTCAGCTTCGAGCTGGTCGTGCGCTTCTTCGCCTGCCCCAGCAAGGCCGAGTTCTTCAAGAACATCATGAACTTCATCGACATCGTGGCCATCATCCCCTACTTCATCACGCTGGGCACCGAGCTGGCCGAGCAGGGGGGCAACCAGAAGGGCGAGCAGGCCACCTCCCTGGCCATCCTGCGGGTCATCCGCCTGGTGCGGGTCTTCCGCATCTTCAAGCTGTCGCGCCACTCCAAGGGCCTGCAGATCCTGGGCCAGACGCTCAAGGCGAGCATGCGCGAGCTCGGGCtgctcatcttcttcctcttcatcggCGTCATCCTCTTCTCCAGCGCCGTCTACTTCGCCGAGGCGGAAGAGGCTGACTCCCATTTCTCCAGCATCCCCGACGCTTTCTGGTGGGCCGTGGTCTCCATGACGACGGTGGGCTACGGTGACATGTACCCTGTGACAATTGGAGGTAAGATCGTGGGCTCCTTGTGTGCCATTGCTGGTGTGCTGACAATTGCCCTGCCGGTGCCTGTCATTGTATCCAACTTCAACTATTTCTACCACCGAGAAACCGAAGGGGAAGAACAGGCCCAGCTTCTGCACATGAGTGCTCCGAACTTGGCCTCGGACAGCAGCCTGAGCCGCCGCAGCTCCTCGGCCCTGAGCAAGTCCGAATACATGGAGATCGAAGACCGGATCCTCGACAGGTTCGGCTCCTACGGGCAGGCCGAACTCAGAACTGAGAACTGCAACAGGGACCGCCCTTACCCCTCGGTGCAGAAGCGCAATCTCCTGACCGACGTGTAG
- the LOC119946452 gene encoding potassium voltage-gated channel subfamily A member 6-like translates to MRAEEPPAPAAPRGQGAPGEEGEPPAPSPPPSPPSPPDGADPRDPGGGCCCSSERLIINISGLRFETQLGTLGLFPDTLLGDPGRRVRYFDPLRNEYFFDRNRPSFDAILYYYQSGGRLRRPASVPLDVFLEEIRFYQLGEEALEAFREEEGCLPEAGDEDKALPARPLQRRVWLLFEYPESSGPARGIAIVSVLVILISIVVFCLETLPQFRPDPRGGVTRGGRPAARGGPEDEEDEEELDALLRLLSDPGPPPPSHVPEPSSFFADPFFLVETLCIVWFSFELLVRFSACPSKAHFSRNVMNVIDVVAIFPYFITLGTELGQPPPARPQSSGGGPNGQPQQAMSLAILRVIRLVRVFRIFKLSRHSKGLQILGQTLKASMRELGLLIFFLFIGVILFSSAVYFAEADDRDSHFSSIPDAFWWAVVTMTTVGYGDMYPLTVGGKIVGSLCAIAGVLTIALPVPVIVSNFNYFYHRETELEEQGQYTHVTCGQPPPDLKAVDGAAGRGDFPDAVRGRRASSLAEKRLTEV, encoded by the coding sequence ATGAGAGCGGAGGAGCCCCCGGCGCCGGCGGCTCCGAGAGGCCAAGGggccccgggggaggagggggagccgcCGGCGCCGTCGCCGCCGCCCTCGCCGCCCTCGCCGCCGGACGGggcggacccccgggaccccggcGGCGGTTGCTGCTGCAGCAGCGAACGGCTCATCATCAACATCTCCGGGCTGCGCTTCGAGACGCAGCTGGGCACCCTGGGCCTCTTCCCGGACACCCTGCTGGGCGACCCCGGCCGCCGGGTCCGCTACTTCGACCCCCTGCGCAACGAGTACTTCTTCGACCGCAACCGGCCCAGCTTCGACGCCATCCTCTACTACTACCAGTCGGGCGGGCGGCTGCGTAGGCCGGCCAGCGTGCCCCTGGacgtcttcctggaggagatccgCTTCTACCAGCTGGGCGAGGAAGCCCTGGAGGCCTtccgggaggaggagggctgccTCCCCGAGGCCGGCGACGAGGACAAGGCGCTGCCGGCCCGGCCGCTCCAGCGCCGGGTGTGGCTGCTGTTCGAGTACCCGGAGAGCTCGGGGCCGGCCCGCGGCATCGCCATCGTGTCCGTCCTGGTCATCCtcatctccatcgtcgtcttCTGCCTGGAGACGCTGCCCCAGTTCCGGCCGGACCCCCGGGGCGGGGTGACCCGCGGAGGGCGGCCCGCGGCCCGGGGCGGcccggaggacgaggaggacgaggaggagctgGACGCGCTGCTCCGGCTGCTGAGCGAccccgggccgccgccgccgtcgcacGTCCCGGAGCCCAGCTCCTTCTTTGCCGACCCCTTCTTCCTGGTGGAGACGCTGTGCATCGTCTGGTTCAGCTTCGAGCTGCTCGTGCGCTTCTCCGCCTGCCCCAGCAAGGCCCATTTCTCCCGCAACGTCATGAACGTCATCGACGTGGTGGCCATCTTCCCCTACTTCATCACGCTGGGCACCGAGCTGGGCCAGCCGCCGCCGGCGAGGCCTCAGTCGTCGGGGGGAGGCCCCAATGGGCAGCCGCAGCAGGCCATGTCTCTGGCCATCCTGCGGGTCATCCGCCTGGTCCGGGTCTTCCGCATCTTCAAACTGTCGCGCCACTCCAAAGGCCTGCAGATCCTGGGCCAGACCCTCAAGGCGAGCATGCGCGAGCTCGGCCTGCTCATCTTCTTCCTGTTCATCGGCGTCATCCTCTTCTCCAGCGCCGTCTACTTCGCCGAGGCGGACGACCGGGACTCCCACTTCTCCAGCATCCCCGACGCCTTCTGGTGGGCCGTGGTCACCATGACGACGGTGGGCTACGGCGACATGTACCCCCTGACGGTGGGCGGCAAGATCGTGGGCTCGCTGTGCGCCATCGCCGGGGTCCTCACCATCGCCCTGCCGGTGCCCGTCATCGTCTCCAACTTCAACTACTTCTACCATCGCGAGACGGagttggaggagcagggccagtaCACGCACGTCACCTGCGGCCAGCCCCCGCCGGACCTCAAGGCCGTGGATGGCGCCGCGGGCCGGGGCGACTTCCCCGACGCCGTCCGGGGCCGCCGGGCCAGCAGCCTCGCCGAGAAGCGGCTCACGGAAGTCTGA